Part of the Halogeometricum sp. S3BR5-2 genome, TCTGCGGTCACCTCCTCCGTCGGGCCGACGGCGGCGATTCGACCGCCGTCGACGGCGACGGCGGCGTCTTCCGTCCGCTCCAGTCGCTCGTGGTCGGCGTACGTCACGACTTCCGCGGCGTTCGTCAGGAGCAAGTCGGTCACGCCGCCACCCCCGCGAGGAAGTGGGCGACGGTACGGGCGGCCGTCGCGGCGGTGAGACCGGTCGGCGTCGGGTCCAACGGCGGCGCGCACTCGACCACCTCGAACCCCCGCACTCGCTCGTCGCCGGCGATACCGCGGACGAGGGCGAACAGTTCCCTCGACGAGAGACCGCCCGGCGTCGGGGCGCTGACGCCGGGCGCCGACGGCGCGTCGAGCACGTCGACGTCGACGCTCAGATACAGCGAGTCCGCGTCCGCGACGGCGCTCCGAATCCGGTCCAGCGTCGCCTCGACGCCCTCCGCGACCGATTCGGCGGTGACGACGGCGCCGCCTCGCTCCCGGAGATAGTCGGCGTATCTCGAACCAGTCTCGAAGTGCCGCGCGCCGACGACGCAGAGCGTCCCCAACCCCGCGTCGTGGAGTTGGCGGTAGGGCGTCCCGCTGGTCGGCCCCTCGACCGCGCGCACCTCGCGGCAGTCGAGGTGGGCGTCGAGGCTGACGACGGCGACACTCTCGCCGTCGATGCGGGCGGAATCGACCAGCGGAACGACGTTCGGGTAGGTGAGCGAGTTGTCGCCGCCGAGGAACACCGGGAGCGCCCCCCGGTCGTACAGTTCGGCGGTCGTCTCGCGCACGGCCTCCTGCACGTCGCGGACCGACGCCTCGCGTTCGACGCGAACGTCGCCCGCGTCCGCGACGCTCGCAACGGGGCCGGCCTCGAAGTGATGCGTCTTTACCGACGCGAGTGCCTCCCGGATGGCCGTTGGTCCCTCGCGCGCGCCGGGCCGGCCGAGGACCGCGCCGTCGTACGGTTCGCCGACGAGGACGGCGTCGTACTCGCGCGAGGTGTCGAGCGTCGTCCGCTCGACGACGTGACCGAACTGCTCGTCGTTCGGGTCCGACGAAGTTCCGGTCCACTCCGGCGCGGGGTCCATCTCGGGTGTCATCGGCGCTCGCCCTCCTCCGCCGTCCGCCCGTCCGTTCCCTCGGATTCCGCCGACTGCGCCGACTTCGTCGCGCCGGCCGCCGGTCCCGTCTCCTCGGGCGAAATCGGGACGTGAACGCCCGAGCGCTCCGCCTCGTCCACCGCCTCCTCGTAGCCGGCGTCGGCGTGGCGAATCACGCCCGTGCCGGGGTCGGTGGTGAACACCGCGCGCGCCTTCTCAGCCGCGAGGTCAGACCCGTCGAGGACGACATGGTTGTTCGCGTGCAGGGCGTTACCGATGCCGACGCCGCCGCCGTCGTGGACGCTGACGATGTCAGCGCCGGCGGCGCAGTTAAGCAGGGCGTTCAGAATGGGCCAATCGGCCACCGCGTCGGTCCCGTCGCGCATCGCCTCCGTCTCGCGGTGCGGACTGGCGACGCTCCCCGCGTCGAGATGGTCGCGGGTGACGACTATCGGCGCCGAAATCTCTCCCTCGGCGACGAGTTCGTTGATGCGCAGGGCGAAGCGGGCGCGTTCGGTCAGACCGTCGCCGTCGGTGCGGGAGCCGAGCCAACAGACGCGGGCGGGGAGTCCCTGGAACTGCACCTCCTCGCGGGCGAGCGAAATCCACCGCGAGAGCCGGTCGTCGTCGGGGAACCGGTCGAGGACGGCGTCGTCCGTGCGCCGGATATCCTCGGGGTCGCCGGAGAGGGCGGCCCAGCGGAACGGCCCCTTGCCCCGGCAGAACAGCGGACGGATGTACGCCGGAACGAAGCCGGGGAAATCGAAGACGTCGGTTCTCCCCTTGTACGACTCCACCTGCCCGCGGATGTTGTTGCCGTACTCGAAGGCGACGCTCCCGCGGTCCTGCATCTCCAAGACGGCGTCGACGTGTCGCTCCATCGTATCGACGCTCTCCTCGACGTACCGCTCGGGGTCCGACTCGCGGAGGGCGTCCGCCTCTTCGACGGAGTACCCGCTCGGGTAGTACCCCTCCAGTTCGTCGTGCGCGCTGGTCTGGTCGGTGACGACGTCCGGGACGAACCCGCGTTCGAGCATGGTTTCGAGGACGTCCGCGGCGTTGCCGTGGACGCCGACGCTGTACGGTTCGCCCGCCTCGGCGGCCGCCTCGGCGCGTTCGACCGCCTCCGCGACGGAGGCGGTCTTCTCCTCGCAGTACCCCGTCTCGATGCGCCGGTCGATTCTCTCTTCCTCCACCTCGGCGGCGATACAGACGCCGCGGTTCATCGTCACCGCGAGTGGTTGGGCGCCGCCCATCCCGCCGAGGCCGCCGGTGACGACGATTCTCCCCCGGAGGCCCTCCTCGTCTGGGAAATGCTGGCGGCCCAGTTCGGCCAGCGTCTCGTAGGTTCCCTGGAGGATGCCCTGCGTGCCGATGTACGCCCACGACCCGGCGGTCATCTGCCCGTACATCATCTTTCCCTCCGCTTCGAGTTCGTGGAAGTGCTCCCAGTCGTCCCACTTGCCGACGAGGTTCGAGTTGGCGATGAGGACGCGCGGCGCGCGCTCGTGCGTTCGGAACCGCCCGACGGGCTTGCCCGACTGAACGAGGAGCGTCTCCTCGTCGCCCAACTCGCGCAGTTCCGCGAGGATGGCGTCGTAGGCGTCCCACGACCGGGCCGCGCGGCCGGTGCCGCCGTAGACGACGAGGTCTTCGGGGCGTTCGGCCACCTCCGGGTCGAGGTTGTTGTTCAGCATCCGCAGTGCCGCCTCCTGTCGCCAGCCGCGACACTCGATGTCGGTCCCGGTGGGCGACCCCCGATACCGCTTCCACTCCTCGGAGGGGTCGCCGACGTCGAACCGGCGGCGGCCCGTCGCATCACCCGCCTTCTCGCCTCGTTCCTCCGTGCCGTCGCTCCCGTCTCGTCCGTCCGACTCGTGACTCCCGTCTCGTCCGTTCGTCTCGTCCATGCGGCTAGTCGACGCCCGTCACGGATACTCGTCTGGCCTCCGTTTGGAGGGTGTTTTATATACAACTACTGCGGATGTGCCGGCGTGTACCAAGCGACGTTCGAGATATCCGGGGACGGCGGCTACGCGCTGGCGACGGCGGAGACGGACGCCTCGCTGGAACTGTGGTGCAACGAGCACTGCGACCTGTTGCACATCCGCGGGGCGTCCGCCGAGGCGGTGGTCGAACGGGTCGAACGCGCGGTCGGCGTCCGCGAGCGACTCGACAGGGAGGGGGAGGTGCTCCTCATCACCGACGACTGCCTGCGGCGGCGAGAACCGAACGCCATCGAGGCGTACCTCGTCCGCAACGACTGCCTGCTGCTCCCGCCCGTCCGCTACGAGGGCGGCGCGAAACGCTGTCGCGTCCTCGCCCTCGACCCCGCGTCGCTGACGGCCGTCTATCGGGAACTCCTCGCCGACGGCTTGGCCGTCGACGTCCGCTCGAAGCGGCGGGCGAACGCCGTCGCCGAGGGGGTGCCGCCGTCGCCCGCGGACCTGCTCCCGGACCTCAGCCCGCGGCAGTACGACGCCCTGCGCGCCGCCGTCGAGGGCGGCTACTACGAGATTCCGCGGGAGACGACGACGGAGGAGTTGGCCGCGGAACTGGGCGTCGGCCGCCGGACGGCCGAGGAACACCTTCGCCGCGCGGAGAACAAGCTAGTCGGTGCCGTCTTCGAACGCCTCCGCGGCCGCCGCGGGGCGGGGTGAGTGGACGTCGAACCGGTCGGTGGGTCAGGTAGGTCGGTCAGTCGCTCTCGCCCGGTCAGTCGCTTGCCTCGGCGGGCGGGTCGCCCGCGTCGGGCCCGGCGTCGGGCGTCGGACGCACGATACCGACGTACGTCTCGACGGCGGCCGACAGCATCGACCGCCAGTCGTCGAACTGCGAGTGGGCCGCCACGTGGTCGTCCCACCGCCTGTCCGGGATGTTCTCGAACGATTCCTGGTCGTCGACCTCGTAGTCGCACGACTGGATGAACTCGGCGATGGACTCGCTGTCCGTGTGCATCGCCATCCAGTCGTCCCCGAAGAGGTCGTCGAGCGTCACGTCTCCTCCGAGGCCACCGATTTCCCCAGAAAGGGTGGCGTCGAGAGCAGGGCTTTCCTCCCGCATCGTAGGTTCGTATCGGCTCATCGCCTATAGTTCATGCGACTCGTTCCACGTCGGAACGCGAGCGGATTTCGGGGCGGAGACGACACGGAGACGGCCGGTTTCCGCGTTTCACCCGGTCGTCACGATTTCGAGCACGTCGCGGTGCTCCAGTTCGTGGTCGGAGCCGACCTGTCGCTTCGACCGGACGTCGATGCCGTGCAGGAGGCCGTCGCCGATGTCCGAGTGCAGGTGGTACGCGAAGTCCTCGGTTGTCGACCCCTCCGGCAGGACGAAGCAGTCGCGGAACACCCCCTCCGAGTCGGACTTCCCGTTGGCACTCCCCGGGAAGATGCCGATGGCGCCCATCACGTCGAACAGGGCGGCCTCCAGCGACTGCTGGACGCCCGACCCGCCGTAGGCGTCGACGAACTCCCGAATCTGTTCGAGTCCCGCCTCCTGTTCGTCGCTCACGTCGCCGACGATGTCGAAGTCGGCCGCGCCCGGTTCGTAGTCGACGACGCCGCCCTCGGCGGCCTTCTTCAGCGCCTTCTCCGCGTGCGCGCTGGCGGGGACGAACGTGAGGTGTTCGTAGTCGGGGTCGGAGGTTATCTCCGCGAAGTTCTCCTGCGCGGCGGGTTTGTCCATCTTGTTCGCCGCGACGAGCATCGGCTTCGTCCGCTTGCGAATCTCGCGGGCGATTGATTCCTTGTCCTCGGGGTCCCACTCCTCGGGGTCCAAGGAGAGGCCGAGGCCGAGTATCACCTGCTTTATCTCGTCCTTGTTCGTCTTGAACGCCGACATCTGCTCGGCGAGGTCCTCCTCGACGTGTTTCTCGTCGCCGTCGTAGCCCGTGCGATAGCGTTCGAGGCCCTTCTCCAAGATGTCGAGATACCACATGTCGAGTTCGTCCTCGAGGAAGTCGATGTCCTCGCGCGGGTCGTGGCCCTCGGTGGCCTCGCCCTCGATGTCCGTCTCCCCCGAGAAGTCGACGACGTGGACGAGGACGTCCGCCTCGTTCAGGTCGGTGAGAAACTGGTTGCCGAGGCCCTTCCCCTCGTGCGCGCCGGGGATGAGTCCCGCCACGTCGACGAGTTTGACGGGGACGAAGCGCGTGCCGTCGTCGCAGTAGCCCACCGACGGCGTGCACGTCTCGTCGAACTCGGGGGCCGCGCAGTCGACGCGGACGTACGCCTCGCCGACGGAGGGGTCGATGGTCGTGAACGGGTAGGCGCCCTCGGGGACGTCGTTCATCGTCGCCGCGTTGAAGAAAGAGGACTTGCCGACGGAGGGTTTGCCGACGAGTCCGATCTTGTAGCTCATTGACTTCTCGAAATTACTCGGCGGGCAAAAGGCGTCCTATCCGCTCGCGCTCAGGCCCGTGCTGGCAGTTCGCACGGAATCGTCGCCGGTCCGCGAGTTCTCCGGACCGTCGGTCTCCGGTCCGCCGCACCGTCGCACCGCCGCGCCGATGTCTCGACGCACCACCGACTATTTGCCTTGCCGCGCCCGAGGAACGGACATGAGCGACAGCGATGCGGACGGGGACACGGGCGGCGACG contains:
- the hutG gene encoding formimidoylglutamase; the protein is MTPEMDPAPEWTGTSSDPNDEQFGHVVERTTLDTSREYDAVLVGEPYDGAVLGRPGAREGPTAIREALASVKTHHFEAGPVASVADAGDVRVEREASVRDVQEAVRETTAELYDRGALPVFLGGDNSLTYPNVVPLVDSARIDGESVAVVSLDAHLDCREVRAVEGPTSGTPYRQLHDAGLGTLCVVGARHFETGSRYADYLRERGGAVVTAESVAEGVEATLDRIRSAVADADSLYLSVDVDVLDAPSAPGVSAPTPGGLSSRELFALVRGIAGDERVRGFEVVECAPPLDPTPTGLTAATAARTVAHFLAGVAA
- a CDS encoding redox-regulated ATPase YchF, yielding MSYKIGLVGKPSVGKSSFFNAATMNDVPEGAYPFTTIDPSVGEAYVRVDCAAPEFDETCTPSVGYCDDGTRFVPVKLVDVAGLIPGAHEGKGLGNQFLTDLNEADVLVHVVDFSGETDIEGEATEGHDPREDIDFLEDELDMWYLDILEKGLERYRTGYDGDEKHVEEDLAEQMSAFKTNKDEIKQVILGLGLSLDPEEWDPEDKESIAREIRKRTKPMLVAANKMDKPAAQENFAEITSDPDYEHLTFVPASAHAEKALKKAAEGGVVDYEPGAADFDIVGDVSDEQEAGLEQIREFVDAYGGSGVQQSLEAALFDVMGAIGIFPGSANGKSDSEGVFRDCFVLPEGSTTEDFAYHLHSDIGDGLLHGIDVRSKRQVGSDHELEHRDVLEIVTTG
- a CDS encoding helix-turn-helix domain-containing protein — protein: MYQATFEISGDGGYALATAETDASLELWCNEHCDLLHIRGASAEAVVERVERAVGVRERLDREGEVLLITDDCLRRREPNAIEAYLVRNDCLLLPPVRYEGGAKRCRVLALDPASLTAVYRELLADGLAVDVRSKRRANAVAEGVPPSPADLLPDLSPRQYDALRAAVEGGYYEIPRETTTEELAAELGVGRRTAEEHLRRAENKLVGAVFERLRGRRGAG
- the hutU gene encoding urocanate hydratase; translation: MDETNGRDGSHESDGRDGSDGTEERGEKAGDATGRRRFDVGDPSEEWKRYRGSPTGTDIECRGWRQEAALRMLNNNLDPEVAERPEDLVVYGGTGRAARSWDAYDAILAELRELGDEETLLVQSGKPVGRFRTHERAPRVLIANSNLVGKWDDWEHFHELEAEGKMMYGQMTAGSWAYIGTQGILQGTYETLAELGRQHFPDEEGLRGRIVVTGGLGGMGGAQPLAVTMNRGVCIAAEVEEERIDRRIETGYCEEKTASVAEAVERAEAAAEAGEPYSVGVHGNAADVLETMLERGFVPDVVTDQTSAHDELEGYYPSGYSVEEADALRESDPERYVEESVDTMERHVDAVLEMQDRGSVAFEYGNNIRGQVESYKGRTDVFDFPGFVPAYIRPLFCRGKGPFRWAALSGDPEDIRRTDDAVLDRFPDDDRLSRWISLAREEVQFQGLPARVCWLGSRTDGDGLTERARFALRINELVAEGEISAPIVVTRDHLDAGSVASPHRETEAMRDGTDAVADWPILNALLNCAAGADIVSVHDGGGVGIGNALHANNHVVLDGSDLAAEKARAVFTTDPGTGVIRHADAGYEEAVDEAERSGVHVPISPEETGPAAGATKSAQSAESEGTDGRTAEEGERR